In Zingiber officinale cultivar Zhangliang chromosome 8B, Zo_v1.1, whole genome shotgun sequence, a single genomic region encodes these proteins:
- the LOC122017494 gene encoding zinc finger Ran-binding domain-containing protein 2-like, which yields MSGGMSRKPGDWVCRSCEYVNFCRRDSCQRCGEHKLGVERLDYTSIGGSWDVKPGDWYCSACRVHNYANRPSCFKCGASKDDSASAIASSWGFRCDTASGAANCSSSWKSGDWICSRLGCNEHNYARRMECFRCNAPRSDCGSEY from the exons ATGAGCGGGGGGATGTCGAGGAAGCCTGGGGATTGGGTGTGCAGGTCGTGCGAGTACGTGAACTTTTGTCGGCGGGACTCGTGCCAGCGGTGCGGCGAGCATAAGCTTGGGGTGGAGCGGCTGGACTACACCAGCATTGGTGGCAGCTGGGACGTCAAGCCCGGCGACTGGTATTGTTCCGCCTGCCGGGTCCACAACTACGCCAACCGCCCTTCCTGCTTCAAGTGCGGCGCTTCCAAGGACGACTCCGCCTCCGCCATCGCCAGCTCCTGGGGCTTCCGCTGCGACACCGCCTCCGGCGCCGCTAACTGCTCCTCCTCCTGGAAGTCCGGCGACTGGATTTGCTCCAG ATTAGGTTGCAATGAGCACAACTATGCGAGAAGGATGGAATGTTTCCGATGCAATGCACCGAGATCAGACTGTG GTTCAGAATACTAA
- the LOC122014845 gene encoding mediator of RNA polymerase II transcription subunit 17-like — protein MEEGGRRRISIDLDRLPIKRLDAIDEIGNEQFPPDVSHEEKRLGMIRRIDFSSIVADSVGTRKKQKTTPKEAAPAPQQAWPWQGFVENLQLAHQELSVIIDLINTVEANDAVAVSGMQRPKQLPNETLSDLAVSAATKLQRLRNLGRYFKQSSKALELKVSREARFYGSLIRLQQHWKLKRQRVLAGPGSDGFSFDLLDNTSSDTTMLSRPLPNALVRIVRENAGLLAIQRPPKSFRCISISYTGTNFSSRSKKPLKGNIYNSVENPQANKKEALTDEDVNSWVKDTHSVLREIHQSIFLEQVFDRVNHESYCTSPGIHVTGMLEDLLQLAVGQDTSICMSLVSVKKEDDFLDSRGLSQKGNNGFTHSDSSALVVNNEKDEFNQNNLEVPSPVGLEIYLVHIFHKNSLVRLKEKNFSASRVAVTGHAATESCGLTHFCKTVAHRIFSTKVLAEIERLVSRIPYVQLLSHPPWHSRTSSWSLFLKFPESVFHTACLSESSNNYDVKGLIRPQIHTKIVVKDDQVTVSGEGALGTLCSFGISADGSSMDSYGCDLDDLPLILLQQIAGQIIRWLHDEALIVGMKVSRDFLCLYLELDQGDMLGLVARVDPDDVNGCISWWMIMEDGMADDGKFSTNSGEYKNRRFLGHLSLEALYSMLMDLVNVSTNSLGGS, from the exons ATGGAGGAGGGCGGCAGAAGGAGGATATCGATCGATCTCGACAGGCTCCCGATCAAGCGCTTGGACGCCATCGATGAGATCGGCAACGAGCAATTCCCTCC AGATGTTAGCCACGAGGAGAAGCGCCTCGGTATGATTCGGAGAATCGACTTCTCCTCCATCGTGGCGGATAGCGTTGGCACGAGGAAAAAGCAGAAGACGACCCCTAAGGAGGCCGCTCCCGCACCACAGCAGGCCTGGCCCTGGCAGGGCTTTGTGGAAAATCTGCAGCTTGCCCACCAGGAGTTATCAGTCATCATCGATCTGATCAACACG GTTGAAGCCAATGATGCAGTAGCAGTGTCTGGAATGCAGAGACCTAAGCAGCTGCCAAATGAAACTCTGTCAGACCTTGCAGTATCTGCAGCAACTAAGCTTCAACGTCTCCgg AATCTTGGTAGGTACTTCAAACAATCTTCGAAAGCATTAGAACTGAAAGTCTCAAGAGAGGCAAGATTCTATGGATCACTGATCAG ATTGCAGCAACACTGGAAACTTAAACGACAACGTGTGTTAGCAGGTCCAGGTAGTGATGGGTTCTCATTCGATCTGTTAGACAATACATCATCAGATACTACTATGCTATCTCGTCCATTGCCCAATGCTCTAGTTCGCATTGTTCGTGAGAATGCAGGCCTTTTGGCCATACAAAGACCTCCAAAATCATTTCGATGCATATCGATAAGTTATACTGGGACTAATTTTAGTTCTAGAAGTAAGAAGCCCCTTAAAGGGAATATATATAACTCAGTTGAGAATCCTCAAGCAAACAAGAAAGAAGCTTTAACTGATGAAGATGTCAATTCATGGGTCAAAGATACACATTCAGTTCTTCGTGAAATTCATCAATCAATTTTTCTGGAGCAG GTTTTTGATAGGGTGAATCATGAAAGTTACTGCACTTCACCAGGAATTCATGTCACTGGGATGCTAGAAGACCTTTTACAGTTAGCTGTTGGTCAAGATACATCTATTTGTATGTCCCTTGTATCCGTTAAGAAAGAAGATGACTTTCTTGACTCCAGGGGACTTTCTCAGAAAGGCAATAATGGGTTTACTCATTCTGACTCATCAGCACTAGTAGTGAATAACGAGAAAGATGAATTTAATCAAAATAACTTGGAAGTTCCTAGCCCTGTTGGCTTAGAAATTTATTTGGTACATATTTTCCACAAAAATTCCTTAGTACGATTGAAGGAGAAAAATTTTTCTGCCTCAAGAGTAGCTGTTACTGGTCATGCTGCTACTGAATCTTGTGGTCTCACTCATTTCTGTAAGACAGTTGCTCATAGGATCTTTTCCACTAAAGTTCTGGCTGAAATAGAACGTCTT GTCAGCAGGATTCCGTATGTTCAGCTGTTGTCTCACCCTCCTTGGCATTCCAGAACATCATCATGGTCTCTCTTCTTAAAATTTCCTGAGTCAGTTTTTCATACAGCTTGTCTGTCTGAGTCTTCAAATAATTATGATGTGAAGGGTTTAATTAGGCCACAAATTCATACCAAGATAGTGGTCAAGGATGACCAAGTTACAGTGAGTGGAGAAGGTGCACTCGGTACTCTCTGTTCATTCGGAATTTCTGCTGATGGTTCTTCAATGGATAGCTATGGGTGTGACTTGGATGATCTTCCACTAATTCTTCTTCAGCAG ATTGCAGGACAGATCATTCGTTGGCTTCATGATGAAGCATTGATAGTGGGGATGAAGGTGAGCAGAGACTTTTTGTGCCTGTATCTTGAACTTGACCAAGGTGACATGCTTGGTCTTGTGGCACGTGTGGACCCAGACGACGTCAATGGCTGCATCTCATGGTGGATGATCATGGAGGATGGCATGGCAGATGATGGGAAATTCTCTACAAACTCTGGCGAGTACAAGAACCGAAGGTTTCTCGGGCATCTATCGCTTGAAGCATTGTACTCTATGTTGATGGATCTAGTGAATGTTAGCACTAATAGTTTGGGTGGATCCTAG
- the LOC122015554 gene encoding uncharacterized protein LOC122015554 isoform X2, whose protein sequence is MASVSRFAPSSVSFLLPRSLPPFLPAESFFIRRHRLLSVRPRSDSLRARRRLSGGRLEYSLDDEDEQPSDGEGTGFGRAVELFNGREYYRCHDFLEELWYDAEEPIRTLLHGILQCAVGLHHLFNQNHRGAMMELGEGLCKLRKMDLENGPFFQFEEEVSATLEFLYQTQKELAACRFSCLH, encoded by the exons ATGGCATCGGTCTCTAGGTTCGCGCCGTCCTCTGTGTCTTTCCTTCTGCCACGCTCTCTCCCCCCTTTTCTGCCCGCGGAATCCTTCTTCATCCGACGTCATCGACTCCTCAGTGTGCGTCCTCGTTCCGACAGCCTCCGAGCTCGCCGCCGGCTTTCGGGTGGCCGCCTCGAATACTCTCTGGACGATGAAGATGAGCAGCCATCGGATGGGGAAGGAACCGGATTTGGACGGGCGGTTGAACTATTCAATGGAAGAGAGTACTACCGGTGCCATGACTTCCTGGAGGAGCTCTGGTACGACGCGGAGGAGCCCATCCGCACGCTCCTTCATGGCATCCTGCAGTGTGCTGTGGGTCTGCATCATCTATTCAACCAG AACCACCGGGGAGCGATGATGGAATTGGGTGAGGGGCTTTGCAAGCTTCGGAAAATGGATCTCGAGAATGGGCCGTTCTTTCAATTCGAAGAGGAAGTCTCAGCAACCTTGGAGTTCCTATACCAAACTCAGAAAGAACTCGCTGCTTGTAGGTTTTCATGTCT GCACTAG
- the LOC122016108 gene encoding uncharacterized protein LOC122016108, with the protein MAGVVDDRLHYSIFDSRKGDAHMSRGQLIEKKIDILESLTGKVSNRRSRRWLNDCLLIELVPRLDVEEIRGLFAPPPWGDKKPLSAFSMTNVKEWDIFRNIDMDVEASITKSTKSSIDGSVYVNSDKVVVLNAWRRVDRRTRQAMRHKFLPQLIQGFEEHIRAFISDSGEGLLVLHVQDPFHRLLLHGVCEFYNLTSITVSKMMEAKLSKMTRITKKPGGSETLPNITLAQFLHMAKEGTL; encoded by the exons ATGGCAGGGGTAGTCGACGACAGACTCCACTATTCCATCTTCGATTCACGAAAAG GCGATGCGCACATGTCAAGAGGCCAGTTAATCGAAAAAAAAATTGACATTCTTGAAAGCTTGACTGGCAAG GTTAGTAACAGGCGGTCTCGCAGATGGTTAAATGACTGCCTACTGATTGAGCTTGTTCCTAGATTAGATGTGGAGGAAATTAGAGGACTCTTTGCTCCGCCTCCATGGG GTGATAAGAAACCGTTATCAGCATTTTCCATGACAAATGTTAAAGAATGGGACATTTTCAGGAATATCGACATGGATGTAGAG GCTAGCATTACAAAATCCACGAAGTCTTCAATAGATGGAAGCGTTTATGTGAACTCTGATAAGGTAGTTGTATTAAATGCATGGCGTCGAGTGGATCGCAGAACAAGGCAAGCTATGCGCCATAAGTTCCTCCCACAACTCATTCAAGGATTTGAG GAACACATAAGAGCATTTATCAGTGACAGTGGAGAAGGTTTGCTTGTGTTGCATGTTCAGGATCCCTTCCACAGATTGTTGTTGCATGGTGTATGTGAG TTTTATAACTTAACCTCCATCACTGTTTCAAAGATGATGGAGGCTAAGTTGTCGAAGATGACAAGGATAACGAAGAAACCAGGTGGTTCTGAAACACTGCCCAACATCACGCTCGCTCAGTTTCTGCATATGGCGAAGGAGGGTACTTTGTAG
- the LOC122014844 gene encoding phospholipase D alpha 1-like, producing the protein MARILLHGTLQASILEADSLLNTRENQSSRKSFLKTCTLTRVKGTLFKRLSWIRRASFCRPKELVQQIESSDKFGPVSVYATIDLEKARVGRTRVITADSVFAWNEAFHLYCAHLAADIIFTVKTDKAIGASVIGRAYLPVKEVMHGAPVDRWLLIYDDDRNPVKQGAKLHVRVRYVAVDRDPVQNWGRGIANLYHPGVPRTFFPQRQGCRMTLYQDAHVLDGFLPRNYEPQRCWEDIFDAIAGARHFIYIAGWSVFTEITLVRDPQRPKPGGDATLGDLLKGKARDGVRVLMLVWNDRTSVGLGRLRKDGVMATHDLDTASYFRDTGVQCVLCPRNPDDAASYVQDFQTATMFTHHQKTLVVDADSGRDGKRTIRSFVGGIDLCDGRYDTQQHSLFRTLATAHRLDFHQPNFPGASRSKGGPREPWHDIHCRLEGPVTVDVLHNFEQRWRKQGGAEHLLLPDVERLAPVRAVVDDKAWSVQLFRSIDSSSVDGFPYTPVEAAAAGLITGKDHVIERSIQDAYIHAIRRAKDFIYIENQYFLGSSYDWSAADGIKVEDIGALHLIPKEISLKVVSMIEAGRPFAAYVVIPMWPEGVPESESVQAILDWQRRTMEMMYKDISQALRAKGLGANPDDHLAFFCLGNREVRRRDEYMPPEQPEPNSDYSRAQQARRFMIYVHAKMMIVDDEYIIVGSANINQRSMDGARDSEIAVGAFQPEHLANEWRPAMGQVYSFRRALWHEHLGVQSLQDDVFQRPGSVECVRKLNTVAKRNWDLYASEELSDDLPGHLLRYPVGVTSFGKVTELPGLKFFPDTRAPILGRRSDYLPSILTT; encoded by the exons ATGGCACGCATTTTGCTCCATGGAACTCTGCAAGCGTCGATCTTAGAAGCAGATTCTTTGCTGAACACACGTGAAAACCAGAGCAGCCGAAAGTCTTTTCTGAAG ACCTGCACTCTAACTCGAGTAAAGGGAACCCTTTTCAAAAGATTGTCATGGATCAGGAGAGCTTCTTTCTGCCGTCCCAAG GAACTCGTCCAACAAATAGAAAGTTCTGATAAATTCGGCCCTGTGAGCGTCTACGCCACCATCGACCTGGAGAAGGCCAGGGTCGGTCGCACCAGAGTGATAACCGCCGACTCCGTCTTCGCCTGGAACGAGGCATTCCATCTCTACTGCGCGCACCTCGCCGCCGACATTATTTTCACAGTCAAGACCGACAAAGCCATTGGGGCGTCCGTGATTGGCCGGGCTTACCTACCTGTGAAGGAAGTGATGCATGGAGCGCCGGTGGACCGGTGGCTGTTGATCTACGACGATGACCGAAATCCGGTGAAACAAGGAGCCAAACTGCACGTGAGAGTGCGGTACGTGGCCGTCGACAGAGATCCGGTGCAAAACTGGGGAAGGGGGATCGCCAACCTGTACCACCCAGGTGTGCCGCGCACCTTCTTCCCGCAGCGGCAGGGCTGTCGGATGACGCTCTACCAGGACGCCCATGTCCTAGACGGCTTCCTTCCTCGGAACTACGAGCCTCAGCGGTGCTGGGAGGATATCTTCGACGCCATCGCCGGCGCACGACACTTCATTTACATCGCTGGTTGGTCGGTCTTCACCGAGATCACTCTGGTGCGCGACCCCCAGCGGCCCAAGCCCGGTGGAGACGCCACCCTCGGCGACCTTCTGAAGGGGAAGGCCCGAGATGGCGTGCGGGTGCTGATGCTTGTGTGGAACGACCGGACCTCGGTGGGGCTCGGCCGGCTGAGGAAGGACGGCGTGATGGCCACCCACGACCTGGACACCGCGAGCTACTTCCGGGACACGGGCGTGCAATGCGTCCTCTGTCCTCGGAATCCCGACGACGCCGCGAGCTATGTTCAGGACTTCCAGACTGCCACCATGTTTACGCATCACCAGAAGACCCTGGTGGTGGACGCCGACAGCGGGCGGGATGGGAAGCGGACGATCCGCAGTTTCGTCGGAGGAATCGACCTCTGCGACGGCAGGTACGACACGCAGCAGCACTCTTTGTTCCGGACTCTTGCCACGGCGCACCGCCTGGACTTCCACCAGCCGAACTTCCCGGGCGCGTCCAGGTCCAAGGGCGGCCCGAGAGAGCCCTGGCACGACATCCATTGTAGGCTCGAAGGCCCCGTGACCGTTGATGTCTTGCACAACTTCGAGCAGAGATGGAGAAAGCAGGGCGGGGCAGAGCATCTGCTACTGCCGGACGTCGAACGCTTGGCGCCCGTTCGTGCTGTGGTCGACGACAAAGCTTGGAGCGTGCAACTTTTTCGCTCCATCGACAGCAGCTCGGTCGACGGATTCCCTTACACGCCAGTGGAAGCCGCCGCAGCAGGGCTCATCACTGGCAAGGACCATGTCATAGAGCGTAGTATCCAGGACGCATACATTCATGCGATTCGGCGAGCCAAAGACTTCATCTACATCGAGAACCAGTATTTCCTCGGAAGCTCATACGACTGGAGCGCCGCCGATGGCATCAAGGTCGAGGACATCGGTGCGTTGCATCTCATCCCCAAGGAGATCTCTCTCAAAGTGGTAAGCATGATCGAGGCTGGAAGACCGTTCGCGGCCTATGTGGTGATTCCGATGTGGCCGGAAGGCGTCCCCGAGAGCGAGTCCGTGCAGGCTATCTTGGATTGGCAGCGACGGACGATGGAGATGATGTACAAGGACATCTCGCAGGCTCTCAGAGCCAAGGGTCTTGGAGCGAATCCTGATGATCATTTGGCCTTCTTCTGCTTGGGCAATCGAGAAGTGAGGAGAAGGGATGAGTACATGCCGCCGGAGCAACCGGAGCCGAACTCTGATTACAGCAGAGCACAGCAAGCAAGGCGATTCATGATCTATGTCCATGCCAAGATGATGATAG TCGATGACGAGTACATCATCGTCGGATCCGCTAACATCAACCAGAGATCAATGGACGGGGCCAGAGACTCGGAGATCGCGGTTGGCGCATTCCAACCTGAACATCTCGCAAATGAGTGGCGCCCGGCCATGGGGCAAGTCTACAGCTTTCGTAGGGCACTGTGGCACGAGCACCTGGGAGTGCAATCTTTGCAGGATGATGTCTTCCAACGTCCTGGGAGCGTGGAGTGCGTGAGGAAGCTGAACACGGTCGCCAAACGAAACTGGGATTTGTACGCGAGCGAGGAGCTATCCGACGACCTCCCGGGCCATCTTCTCAGATACCCCGTCGGCGTCACCAGCTTCGGGAAGGTCACGGAGTTGCCGGGGTTGAAGTTCTTCCCGGATACCAGAGCTCCTATTCTCGGGAGAAGGTCGGATTACCTTCCTTCCATTCTCACCACTTGA
- the LOC122015553 gene encoding probable auxin efflux carrier component 1b, giving the protein MISAVDLYHVLTAVVPLYVAMILAYGSVKWWRIFTPDQCSGINRFVALFAVPLLSFHFISTNDPYAMNYRFIAADTLQKLIVLAVLAAWAKLSARGCLEWTITLFSLATLPNTLVMGIPLLKGMYGAESGSLMVQIVVLQCIIWYTLMLFLFEYRGAKLLIMEQFPDTAGSIISFHVDSDIISLDGKEPLQAQAELGDDGKLHVTVRKSTSSRSEAYSRRSLGGLNSGGISVTPRPSNLSNAEIYSLQSSRNPTPRGSSFNHADFYSMVRNGNSGTASSLSPRHSNFGGATFDVETGPRGNGAAAAYPAPPTTGMFSPVKKANGAEGGRDLHMFVWSSSASPVSEGGMHVFGGTEFRNEHGVAQQDDNRHKVLEANRDAYDLCRRDDFSFGNKPIGQGMDQMKKVGQSLANVGTNSTELHSKTGADEVAKTSMPPASVMTRLILIMVWRKLIRNPNTYSSLIGVIWSLVSFRYNIEMPAIIAKSISILSDAGLGMAMFSLGLFMALQPRIIACGNSLAAFAMAVRFVTGPAVMAAASIAVGLRGVLLHVAIVQAALPQGIVPFVFAKEYNVHPDILSTGVIFGMLIALPITLVYYILLGL; this is encoded by the exons ATGATATCGGCGGTGGACCTTTACCACGTGCTAACGGCGGTGGTGCCGCTGTACGTGGCGATGATCCTGGCGTACGGGTCGGTGAAGTGGTGGCGCATCTTTACTCCGGACCAGTGCTCGGGAATCAACCGCTTCGTGGCGCTCTTCGCGGTGCCGCTGCTCTCCTTCCATTTCATCTCGACCAACGACCCCTACGCCATGAACTACCGTTTCATTGCGGCAGACACGCTGCAGAAGCTGATCGTGCTGGCGGTGCTCGCGGCGTGGGCGAAGTTGAGCGCCCGCGGCTGCCTCGAGTGGACCATCACCCTCTTCTCCCTTGCTACGCTTCCGAATACGCTGGTGATGGGCATCCCCCTGCTCAAGGGCATGTACGGGGCCGAATCCGGTAGCCTCATGGTCCAGATTGTGGTGCTTCAGTGCATCATCTGGTACACCCTCATGCTCTTCCTCTTCGAGTACAGAGGCGCCAAGCTCCTCATCATGGAGCAGTTCCCGGACACCGCCGGCTCCATCATCTCCTTCCATGTCGACTCCGACATCATCTCCCTCGACGGTAAGGAGCCGTTGCAGGCCCAGGCGGAGCTTGGCGACGATGGGAAGCTCCACGTGACGGTGCGCAAGTCGACAAGCTCGCGCTCCGAGGCCTACTCGCGGCGCTCTCTCGGTGGGCTCAACTCCGGCGGCATCTCCGTCACGCCACGCCCCTCCAACCTTTCCAACGCCGAGATTTACTCGCTGCAGTCATCGCGGAACCCGACGCCGAGGGGCTCCAGCTTCAACCACGCCGACTTCTACTCTATGGTCAGGAACGGCAACAGCGGCACGGCGAGCAGCTTGAGCCCGCGGCACTCTAACTTCGGTGGCGCAACATTCGACGTGGAGACAGGGCCCAGGGGTAACGGCGCGGCTGCAGCCTACCCTGCTCCACCTACCACCGGAATGTTCTCGCCGGTGAAGAAGGCTAATGGGGCAGAAGGAGGGAGGGATTTGCACATGTTCGTGTGGAGTTCGAGCGCGTCACCTGTTTCGGAAGGAGGGATGCATGTGTTCGGAGGGACAGAGTTCAGGAACGAACATGGAGTTGCGCAGCAAGATGATAACCGCCACAAAG tcctagaagccaatcgCGACGCCTATGATTTGTGCCGACGGGATGACTTCAGCTTCGGCAATAAACCCATTGGCCAGGGAATGGATCAAATGAAGAAGGTTGGCCAGAGCCTTGCCAATGTCGGCACAAATTCAACAGAGCTCCACTCTAAAACGGGGGCTGATGAAGTCGCAAAGACCTCGATGCCGCCTGCGAGTGTGATGACCAGACTTATATTGATCATGGTGTGGCGAAAACTAATCCGGAATCCTAACACCTACTCGAGCCTTATTGGTGTTATCTGGTCTCTCGTCTCCTTCAG GTACAATATTGAAATGCCTGCTATTATTGCAAAATCAATCTCAATACTTTCTGATGCGGGACTTGGGATGGCCATGTTCAGTCTCG GTTTATTTATGGCATTACAGCCGAGAATTATAGCTTGTGGCAATTCCCTTGCTGCATTTGCTATGGCTGTAAGATTTGTCACTGGTCCTGCTGTCATGGCTGCTGCTTCTATTGCAGTTGGGTTGCGAGGAGTTCTCTTACACGTTGCGATAGTACAG GCAGCTCTTCCCCAAGGGATTGTGCCTTTTGTGTTTGCAAAAGAGTACAATGTGCATCCTGATATTTTAAGCACAGG GGTTATATTTGGGATGCTGATTGCTCTTCCTATCACTTTAGTTTACTACATATTACTGGGACTTTGA
- the LOC122015554 gene encoding uncharacterized protein LOC122015554 isoform X1: MASVSRFAPSSVSFLLPRSLPPFLPAESFFIRRHRLLSVRPRSDSLRARRRLSGGRLEYSLDDEDEQPSDGEGTGFGRAVELFNGREYYRCHDFLEELWYDAEEPIRTLLHGILQCAVGLHHLFNQNHRGAMMELGEGLCKLRKMDLENGPFFQFEEEVSATLEFLYQTQKELAACTSEICLPMDGSERSYQLLGSFAAGQQLYKLSLDQQGAAYITFSFVPEQSSYEPLKVKVPTLHATEDHLRAFEHR; this comes from the exons ATGGCATCGGTCTCTAGGTTCGCGCCGTCCTCTGTGTCTTTCCTTCTGCCACGCTCTCTCCCCCCTTTTCTGCCCGCGGAATCCTTCTTCATCCGACGTCATCGACTCCTCAGTGTGCGTCCTCGTTCCGACAGCCTCCGAGCTCGCCGCCGGCTTTCGGGTGGCCGCCTCGAATACTCTCTGGACGATGAAGATGAGCAGCCATCGGATGGGGAAGGAACCGGATTTGGACGGGCGGTTGAACTATTCAATGGAAGAGAGTACTACCGGTGCCATGACTTCCTGGAGGAGCTCTGGTACGACGCGGAGGAGCCCATCCGCACGCTCCTTCATGGCATCCTGCAGTGTGCTGTGGGTCTGCATCATCTATTCAACCAG AACCACCGGGGAGCGATGATGGAATTGGGTGAGGGGCTTTGCAAGCTTCGGAAAATGGATCTCGAGAATGGGCCGTTCTTTCAATTCGAAGAGGAAGTCTCAGCAACCTTGGAGTTCCTATACCAAACTCAGAAAGAACTCGCTGCTT GCACTAGTGAAATTTGCTTACCCATGGATGGCTCAGAGAGATCTTATCAGTTACTCGGTAGCTTTGCTGCCGGTCAGCAGTTGTACAAATTGAGTTTAGATCAACAGGGAGCTGCCTACATAACTTTCTCCTTTGTCCCGGAGCAGAGCTCATATGAGCCTTTAAAAGTGAAGGTTCCTACTCTCCATGCCACAGAAGACCATCTCAGGGCATTTGAACATCGATGA